The genomic DNA TCGGAAAAAGGAAAAGATAATCTTCTGGTTTCTACCGATTATCGTAATCATCCTGGTTTTTTAGCGATGCAGCCGAATTTTTCGCTAACCGTTTCCGATTTTGTTATGGGTTGGGGTGTTTATCCTTCGTTAGCTGCTGAAGCAAAATTCAGGGTTGCCGTAATGACTTTTAAGGATGAAAAAGCACCTGTGGATTTGTTAATTCCGGCTCCAAGTTATCTGGAAATGGAAGGAACCGCTTTAAGCGACATTGGACAGGTAACAAAAAGTGCCAATCCTGCCAAGTCAATTATAATCAATGAATTGATGAGGATGTTCTATTGCCTAAAATGGATTCATCCCAATAGCGCTGAAATACCTTTTTGGAATGCTGAAGCGGAAAAGTTGCTGGTTAGTTTACAGAATTATGTTCCGGCAAAGTTTGAACCGAATGCTGTTAAAAGTGCCGAACTGAGTAAAACTATCAATGTTATTCCCTCTCAGGTAGAAAAGTATATCGCTAACCTTTTTGAACAGAGACAAAAGCCAACAAAATTCTCCGGAGGGTTGACCTCCTGGTCAACCAAGGAGTAACATTTTTTAGAACGACAAGGACGTCGTTCTTCCGGAAAGGGATGTCGTTTTCCGGAGGGTTGACCTCCTGGTCAACCAAGCATTAACATTTTTTAGAACGACGGGGAAGTCGTTTTTCCGGATGGGGATGTCGTTCCTCCGCAAGAAAAAAAGAGAGGAGCTTCAGTGAGCTCCGGTTACCCATTTTGCGGAGCTTCAGCGAGCTCCGGTTACTCATTTTGCGGAGCTTCAGCGAGCTCCGGCTACATAATTTCAGCTATCACTGCATCTCTTTTGGTTTTGGCAAGAGAGTGCAGTTCATAGCCAAGTTCTTTATGTTTTTGTTGCAAAGCGGATAAAATATCAGACGCAGTATGCTTTTGCAGCATTTCCTGCCACAAAATTTTGTGTTCTTCTTTATTCCAATAGAGGTTTAAGAGCTTGGCAAAATTTTCCAGTTGCTGCATTTCCTCAAAAGAGAGGGCATCCGAGGCAAGGCATTGATAGGGTGGCTGGTTAAGCCATTTATAATTTAAGTCCAAAGCAATTTTCTGCATCGGGGTATCGGGAAGAATTTTTAAAATGCCCAGTTGGACAGCATCCGGAAGAGTTGCACAGACCTCATTTAAGCCATTTATCACGGAAGCATAATTTTCTCCGGGCAGTCCGGCAAGCAAATCAGTATGGATGCGTATTTTAGTGCGTTTTTTCAGTTCCAGCAAAGTCCATTTTGCTTTTTCCCAATTTGATTTTCTGCCACAGTTCAAAGCCACTTCTGAGTTTATGGTCTGAATGCCGATTTCCAAACGGATTCTATTTTCCGGCGCTTTTTCCAGTATGGCAATATCGTCTTCTGTCAGCAAATCAGGGTAGATTTCAAAATGGACATCGCCAAGGCAGTTATGTTCAATAAAGAAATTCCAGATATGATGTGCCATTTTTTTTTGGAGGTTAAAGCTGCGGTCAACGAATTTAATAGTTCTGGGTTGTAAAGAAATTAAGGTTTCCAGTTCCTTATTTAGGCATTGCAGATCTTCTTTATTTTCAGGATGATAACGAAGTTCAGAGCGTTTATCGGAAGCTGAAAGACAATAGACACAGGAAAACGGACAGCCCCTAAATGTTTCGTAATATAGCAATTTGCCTTTTAAAGTTTCTATATCGCTTTGTCTGTAAGGAAAAGGAATATCTTTCAAGGGAATATGTTCTGCCTGAAATAATTCTTTTTCATTTGCAGAAAAATCGTGTTCTGCCAAATAACGAAATTTACCTTCACCGGCACCTTGGACAATGTAAAGCCCTTTTCTTTTCAGGCAGGATAGGTTTTTTGCTTCAGGTCCGCCAATTACAATAACTGCTTCCGGCAAAAGTTTGCTAACTTCAGGAATCAATTCCTGCAGATAAAGACGGTTCCAAATATAGGCAGAAAAACAAAGGACATCGGCATTTTGGCTATAAATATCATATAGCACATCCAAAAGTCGGTCTTTTAATGTCCATTCTTTCAGAAAAACGGTATAAGGCAAATCTGCAATCATTTCCCGTAAGTAGTAAAGGGCAGGATTGGATTGACTCCAGCTGCTGTTTATGGCTGTTAGAAGAACTTTTTTCATTTTTTCCTTCCTTGTAAACACTGAGGACACAGAGGACACAGAGGACACTGAGGACACTGAAAACACAGAGAACACAGAGGACACTGAGAACACTGAGAACACAGAGAACACTGAGAACACTGAGGACACAGAGAATTCCAGTAATAATTATAAAAGTTTAATAGACAGCTAATTACTACTGGATTTAGTCCTGCTAATCCTATTGTTGCAGTTATCCGTTTTCTATAAATCCTAACTTACATCGTCGCACAAAATCTCTTTTTCTCTTTTCCTCTTTGTTCAATTCAATCTCTTTTTCTCTTTTCCTCTTTATCTCTTTGTATCATAAACTTTCAGTGTTCTCAGTGTTTTCAGTGTTCTCAGTGGTCAAAATATCTCTCTTTTTCTCTTTATCTCATTGTATAATAAACTCTCAGTGTCTTCAGTGTTCTCAGTGGTTAAAACATCTCTCTTTTTCTCTTTGTTGTCAGTCCTATATCTCAGATAACCATCTCATCAGATTCCCATATTGCGATACGGGAACGATACGGGAACGA from Candidatus Cloacimonas sp. includes the following:
- a CDS encoding DUF4080 domain-containing protein, translating into MKKVLLTAINSSWSQSNPALYYLREMIADLPYTVFLKEWTLKDRLLDVLYDIYSQNADVLCFSAYIWNRLYLQELIPEVSKLLPEAVIVIGGPEAKNLSCLKRKGLYIVQGAGEGKFRYLAEHDFSANEKELFQAEHIPLKDIPFPYRQSDIETLKGKLLYYETFRGCPFSCVYCLSASDKRSELRYHPENKEDLQCLNKELETLISLQPRTIKFVDRSFNLQKKMAHHIWNFFIEHNCLGDVHFEIYPDLLTEDDIAILEKAPENRIRLEIGIQTINSEVALNCGRKSNWEKAKWTLLELKKRTKIRIHTDLLAGLPGENYASVINGLNEVCATLPDAVQLGILKILPDTPMQKIALDLNYKWLNQPPYQCLASDALSFEEMQQLENFAKLLNLYWNKEEHKILWQEMLQKHTASDILSALQQKHKELGYELHSLAKTKRDAVIAEIM